From one Streptomyces sp. N50 genomic stretch:
- a CDS encoding galactose oxidase early set domain-containing protein — translation MNKYRRRTAFVGVGALTAGLLLTSPQSAEAANLVLNPGFETAGSDGMPYCWEKSGWGDNDFDFSTTSDAHSGSKAMKVTVTRRVDGDRKALITESTTCAPVVTAGKQYDLGLWYKTTTPDANITLFRHDATAGWQYWTDLKTLDMQGSWTHATVRTPEVPAGTDRITWGVSVYGTGSATTDDYTMDQVPDTLPPATCQATAEECANGRWDVLPTQNPVRSMHSVVLNNGKVLLIAGSGNSEEQFDAGTFTSAVYDPVAGTYKVIPTPKDMFCSGHIQLQDGRVLVLSGNKAFPAADGSHGYEGYKDSYIFDPVTETYSKTNDLNDGHWYPSATELGNGDVISFGGLREDSTGSVTAEYWSDAQQKWLPLSQVNQTWSYWGLYPSMVLMQDGRLFYTGSHVFGNNIPGTGSAIYDYSANTITSVSGLQNKDQRDQSASVLLPPAQDQKVLTIGGGNIDSNPDANRLTDIIDLKAANPTYTVGPQIPQGTVDLGNGPVAETGAQGKMYVSAVVLPDGTVLETGGALHNRANPVYEASIFDPATTTFDPVAADPEARGYHSSSFLLPDGRVMSTGDNPGNGTWNHNVSIYTPPYLLKGTRPTITSVIDNEWEYGDTQTITVDRPIAKAELIRPAAVTHSSDPNQRFVDLPLSVDGNTVDLNVTSNPNLAPPGWYMLFAVDANGVPSVAKWVHLQGPSALTTDTASAHVHSFADSLQGKVTEPGKKRTSQKVSPTISGCDRHYGTINVCVPTVFPKEVKSTTAARCSWLQQNDYGRLKVNGKDDPLRLDPNGDGVACGKGDVRTVKKKG, via the coding sequence GTGAACAAGTACCGCAGAAGAACCGCCTTCGTCGGGGTGGGCGCCCTGACCGCCGGACTGCTGCTCACCTCACCGCAGTCCGCCGAGGCCGCGAACCTCGTCCTCAACCCGGGCTTCGAGACGGCGGGCAGTGACGGGATGCCGTACTGCTGGGAGAAGTCCGGGTGGGGCGACAACGACTTCGACTTCTCCACGACTTCGGACGCCCATTCCGGTTCGAAGGCCATGAAGGTCACCGTGACACGGCGGGTGGACGGTGACCGGAAGGCGCTGATCACCGAGTCGACGACCTGCGCGCCGGTGGTGACGGCGGGCAAGCAGTACGACCTCGGGCTCTGGTACAAGACGACGACGCCGGACGCGAACATCACGCTGTTCCGGCATGACGCGACGGCCGGGTGGCAGTACTGGACCGACCTCAAGACCCTGGACATGCAGGGGAGTTGGACCCATGCCACGGTCCGTACGCCCGAGGTGCCTGCCGGTACCGACCGGATCACCTGGGGTGTCTCGGTCTACGGCACCGGGTCCGCGACCACCGACGACTACACGATGGACCAGGTGCCCGACACGCTCCCGCCGGCGACGTGCCAGGCCACCGCCGAGGAGTGTGCGAACGGCCGTTGGGACGTGCTCCCGACGCAGAACCCGGTGCGCTCGATGCACTCCGTCGTGCTCAACAACGGCAAGGTGCTGCTGATCGCGGGGTCGGGGAACAGCGAGGAACAGTTCGACGCGGGGACGTTCACGAGCGCGGTGTACGACCCGGTGGCCGGGACGTACAAGGTGATCCCGACGCCGAAGGACATGTTCTGCTCGGGGCACATCCAGTTGCAGGACGGCCGGGTGCTGGTGCTGAGCGGCAACAAGGCGTTCCCGGCGGCGGACGGTTCGCACGGGTACGAGGGGTACAAGGACTCGTACATCTTCGACCCGGTGACCGAGACGTACAGCAAGACGAACGACCTCAACGACGGTCACTGGTACCCGTCGGCGACCGAGCTCGGCAACGGTGACGTCATCTCCTTCGGCGGGCTGCGCGAGGACTCGACGGGGTCGGTGACCGCCGAGTACTGGTCGGACGCCCAGCAGAAGTGGCTGCCGTTGTCACAGGTCAACCAGACGTGGTCGTACTGGGGGCTGTATCCGTCGATGGTCCTGATGCAGGACGGGCGGCTCTTCTACACGGGCAGCCATGTCTTCGGGAACAACATCCCGGGGACGGGCAGCGCGATCTACGACTACTCCGCCAACACGATCACGTCGGTGTCCGGGCTGCAGAACAAGGACCAACGCGACCAGTCCGCAAGCGTGTTGCTGCCTCCGGCGCAGGACCAGAAGGTCCTCACCATCGGCGGCGGCAACATCGACTCCAACCCGGACGCGAACCGGCTGACCGACATCATCGACCTCAAGGCCGCGAACCCGACGTACACGGTCGGTCCCCAAATCCCGCAGGGGACGGTCGACTTGGGGAACGGTCCGGTGGCCGAGACGGGCGCTCAGGGCAAGATGTACGTGTCGGCCGTGGTCCTGCCGGACGGCACGGTCCTGGAGACGGGCGGCGCGCTGCACAACCGCGCGAACCCCGTCTACGAGGCGTCGATCTTCGACCCGGCGACCACGACGTTCGACCCGGTGGCCGCCGACCCGGAGGCCCGGGGCTACCACTCCTCCTCGTTCCTGCTGCCGGACGGCCGGGTGATGTCGACCGGTGACAACCCGGGCAACGGCACCTGGAACCACAACGTGTCGATCTACACCCCGCCGTATCTCCTCAAGGGCACGCGGCCGACGATCACTTCGGTCATCGACAACGAGTGGGAGTACGGCGACACCCAGACGATCACCGTCGACCGGCCCATCGCCAAGGCCGAGTTGATCCGCCCGGCCGCGGTCACGCACTCCTCGGACCCGAACCAGCGGTTCGTGGATCTGCCGCTCTCGGTGGACGGCAACACGGTCGACCTGAACGTGACGAGCAACCCCAACCTGGCCCCGCCCGGCTGGTACATGCTCTTCGCGGTGGACGCCAACGGTGTCCCGTCCGTGGCCAAGTGGGTCCATCTGCAAGGCCCTTCGGCCCTGACGACGGACACCGCCTCGGCCCACGTCCACTCCTTCGCGGACTCCCTGCAGGGCAAGGTCACCGAGCCCGGCAAGAAGCGCACCTCGCAGAAGGTCAGCCCGACCATCTCCGGCTGCGACCGCCACTACGGCACGATCAACGTCTGCGTCCCGACGGTCTTCCCGAAGGAGGTCAAGTCGACGACCGCGGCCCGCTGTTCATGGCTCCAGCAGAACGACTACGGCCGCCTGAAGGTCAACGGCAAGGACGACCCGCTCCGGCTCGACCCGAACGGGGACGGGGTGGCTTGCGGGAAGGGTGACGTGAGGACGGTGAAGAAGAAGGGTTAG
- a CDS encoding DHA2 family efflux MFS transporter permease subunit: protein MATVTNSSDVRRDPRRWWALGALVASMLTLGFDTTILNVALPTMAGELGATTGQQQWMADSYVIVFAALMLPAGLLGDRFGRRRMLIAGLGIFLAGSVAGALAGDVTWVIAARTVMGVGAALVTPLALSVLPSLFGPDERTKAVGIISAASSLGLPLGPIIGGWLLNHFWWGSVFLVNIPMAAIGIAACVFLLPETKDPASPRVDALSTAFTAAGLGALIYAIIEAPSRGWGDPLIVGMLIGAAILIAALVLRERRMERPMLDMTLLAHRGFLFSSIAATLVMFVLSGLLFVLPQYLQAVLGNDALGTGVRLLPMMGGLIVAARAAQPLVNKFGSRAVVCAGLVVLAFAALLGSRTTVDSGYGFTALWLSITGFGFGFSIVPAMDGALGALPRDRAGSGAGLLMTMRQVGAAIGIALLGSLLASTFRDRLNVTGLPAKAADTAGESVVAAHMVAQKAGSADLVASANSAYVHGMGLVLIVCGVAALVTALLSAAFLPNTPAAPAKEEAEEDPATAVAIALADAGQ from the coding sequence ATGGCTACTGTCACTAACTCCTCCGACGTGCGACGCGACCCGCGCCGCTGGTGGGCCCTCGGGGCCCTGGTCGCGAGCATGCTCACGCTCGGCTTCGACACGACGATCCTCAACGTCGCCCTGCCCACGATGGCGGGCGAACTCGGCGCCACCACCGGCCAGCAGCAGTGGATGGCCGACTCCTACGTCATCGTCTTCGCCGCGCTGATGCTCCCGGCGGGCCTGCTCGGCGACCGCTTCGGACGGCGCCGGATGCTGATCGCGGGGCTCGGCATCTTCCTCGCCGGTTCCGTGGCGGGCGCCCTGGCCGGTGACGTCACCTGGGTCATCGCGGCCCGCACGGTGATGGGCGTCGGCGCGGCCCTGGTCACCCCGCTCGCCCTGTCCGTACTGCCTTCCCTCTTCGGCCCCGACGAGCGCACCAAGGCCGTCGGCATCATCTCCGCGGCCTCCTCGCTCGGGCTGCCGCTCGGCCCGATCATCGGCGGCTGGCTGCTCAACCACTTCTGGTGGGGCTCGGTCTTCCTGGTCAACATCCCGATGGCCGCGATCGGCATCGCGGCCTGCGTCTTCCTGCTCCCCGAGACCAAGGACCCCGCGTCGCCCAGGGTCGACGCCCTCTCCACGGCCTTCACGGCGGCCGGCCTCGGCGCCCTCATCTACGCCATCATCGAGGCGCCCAGCCGCGGTTGGGGCGACCCGCTGATCGTGGGCATGCTCATCGGAGCCGCGATCCTCATCGCCGCGCTGGTGCTGCGCGAGCGGCGCATGGAACGCCCCATGCTCGACATGACCCTGCTCGCCCACCGCGGCTTCCTCTTCAGCTCCATCGCCGCGACCCTCGTCATGTTCGTCCTGTCCGGCCTGCTGTTCGTGCTGCCGCAGTACCTCCAGGCGGTGCTCGGCAACGACGCGCTCGGCACCGGCGTCCGGCTGCTGCCGATGATGGGCGGCCTGATCGTCGCGGCCCGGGCCGCACAGCCGCTCGTCAACAAGTTCGGCTCCCGTGCCGTGGTCTGCGCGGGCCTGGTGGTCCTGGCCTTCGCCGCGCTGCTCGGCAGCCGTACGACGGTCGACTCCGGCTACGGCTTCACCGCGCTGTGGCTGTCCATCACCGGGTTCGGCTTCGGCTTCTCGATCGTCCCCGCGATGGACGGCGCGCTGGGCGCGCTCCCCCGCGACCGGGCCGGCAGCGGCGCCGGGCTCCTGATGACCATGCGCCAGGTCGGCGCCGCGATCGGCATCGCCCTGCTGGGCAGCCTGCTCGCGAGCACGTTCCGCGACCGCCTCAATGTCACGGGCCTGCCCGCGAAGGCGGCGGACACGGCCGGCGAGTCGGTGGTGGCGGCGCACATGGTCGCGCAGAAGGCGGGCTCGGCAGACCTGGTGGCCTCCGCGAACAGCGCCTACGTCCACGGCATGGGCCTGGTCCTGATCGTGTGCGGCGTCGCGGCCCTGGTCACCGCGCTGCTCTCGGCGGCGTTCCTGCCGAACACGCCGGCCGCGCCCGCCAAGGAGGAGGCTGAGGAAGACCCGGCCACAGCCGTGGCCATCGCTCTGGCGGATGCCGGACAATGA
- a CDS encoding type II toxin-antitoxin system RelE family toxin, with product MIPTGEVIPIHAAAQRDLLKIPRPDALRILHRLTELQRALDTNDTSALDIKALQGHNARWRLRVGDFRVVYTVEDGELVVWVLSAGHHRDMYRNL from the coding sequence CTGATTCCGACGGGGGAAGTCATCCCGATTCACGCCGCCGCCCAGCGGGACCTGCTGAAGATTCCCCGGCCCGACGCTCTGCGCATCCTCCACCGGCTCACCGAGTTGCAGAGGGCACTCGACACGAACGACACCTCGGCCCTCGACATCAAGGCCCTCCAGGGACACAACGCCCGCTGGCGCCTGCGCGTCGGAGACTTCCGCGTCGTGTACACGGTCGAGGACGGCGAACTGGTCGTGTGGGTGCTGTCCGCCGGCCATCACCGCGACATGTATCGAAACCTGTGA
- the trhA gene encoding PAQR family membrane homeostasis protein TrhA, translating into MTASVPDAPTDTPTDGHGPSAPSLPDHVKPKLRGWLHLGMFPAVLVSGLVLTALADTPRARIACGIFALTACLLFGVSALYHRGDWSPRMDGVLRRLDHANIFLIIAGTYTPLTMLLLPGAKGEWLLWSIWGAAAAGIAFRVFWVGAPRWLYTPCYIAMGWAAVFFLPDFMRTGGIAVLVLVVVGGLLYSAGGVIYGIKRPNPSPRWFGFHEVFHSLTVAAFLVHYVGISLVAYQHG; encoded by the coding sequence ATGACTGCGTCCGTCCCCGACGCGCCCACGGACACGCCGACAGACGGCCACGGTCCCTCCGCGCCCTCCCTCCCCGACCACGTCAAACCGAAGTTGCGCGGCTGGCTGCACCTAGGCATGTTCCCGGCCGTTCTCGTCTCCGGCCTGGTGCTCACCGCTCTCGCCGACACGCCCCGGGCCCGTATCGCCTGCGGGATCTTCGCCCTGACGGCCTGCCTGCTCTTCGGGGTCAGCGCCCTGTACCACCGGGGCGACTGGAGCCCGCGCATGGACGGCGTCCTGCGCAGACTCGACCACGCCAACATCTTCCTGATCATCGCGGGCACGTACACGCCCCTGACGATGCTGCTGCTGCCGGGCGCCAAGGGCGAGTGGCTGCTGTGGAGCATCTGGGGCGCGGCCGCGGCCGGCATCGCCTTCCGCGTCTTCTGGGTCGGCGCACCGCGCTGGCTCTACACCCCCTGCTACATCGCGATGGGCTGGGCGGCCGTCTTCTTCCTGCCCGACTTCATGCGCACGGGCGGGATCGCCGTCCTGGTCCTGGTCGTCGTCGGCGGACTGCTCTACAGCGCGGGCGGCGTGATCTACGGCATCAAGCGCCCGAATCCGTCACCGCGCTGGTTCGGTTTCCACGAGGTCTTCCACTCGCTCACGGTGGCGGCGTTCCTCGTCCACTACGTGGGGATCTCGCTGGTGGCGTACCAGCACGGATAG
- a CDS encoding glycosyltransferase family 2 protein codes for MSQESMVPGELGDPAVRGAELAEPGAVTIVVPTFNESANVRELLRRITESVPTRLPCEVVFVDDSTDDTPEVISQAAQDCPFPVTVLHREEAVGGLGGAVVEGIKAATSDWIVVMDGDLQHPPSLVPELVGTGERAHAGLVVASRYIKGGSREGLAGGYRIAVSRGATWLTKTLFPRRLRGISDPMSGFFAIRRSAVTAEALKPLGYKILLELAVRSRPRQVTEVPFVFQDRFAGESKSTAQEGFRFLRHLLGLRTASPVARMIVFGLIGATGFVPNLVGLWALTKTGMHYVPAEILANQLGVAWNFYLIEHLLFRDRRRHRNWWDRASRFALLANADLVLRIPLIALFIHKFGMGAVPATALALVMTFVLRFVGTEALVYLPRRKGSRKEAGRAV; via the coding sequence ATGAGCCAAGAGTCCATGGTCCCCGGGGAGTTGGGCGACCCGGCGGTACGCGGAGCGGAGTTGGCCGAGCCCGGTGCCGTCACCATCGTCGTCCCGACCTTCAACGAGTCCGCGAACGTACGGGAGTTGCTGCGCCGGATCACCGAATCCGTGCCGACCAGGCTCCCTTGTGAGGTCGTCTTCGTGGACGACTCCACCGACGACACCCCCGAGGTGATCTCCCAGGCGGCGCAGGACTGTCCGTTCCCGGTCACGGTGCTGCACCGGGAGGAGGCGGTCGGCGGGCTCGGCGGCGCCGTCGTCGAGGGGATCAAGGCGGCGACGTCCGACTGGATCGTCGTCATGGACGGCGACCTCCAGCATCCGCCGTCCCTGGTACCGGAGTTGGTCGGCACCGGCGAGCGCGCGCACGCCGGGCTCGTCGTCGCCTCCCGGTACATCAAGGGCGGCAGCCGCGAGGGACTCGCCGGCGGATACCGCATCGCCGTGTCCCGCGGGGCGACTTGGCTGACCAAGACGCTCTTCCCACGCAGACTCCGCGGTATCAGCGACCCGATGAGCGGCTTCTTCGCGATCCGGCGCAGCGCGGTGACGGCGGAGGCGCTCAAGCCGCTCGGCTACAAGATCCTGCTCGAACTCGCCGTACGCAGCCGTCCGCGCCAGGTCACCGAGGTGCCGTTCGTCTTCCAGGACCGGTTCGCGGGGGAGTCCAAGTCGACGGCGCAGGAAGGCTTCCGCTTCCTCCGCCACCTCCTCGGCCTGCGCACCGCCTCGCCGGTCGCGCGCATGATCGTGTTCGGCCTGATCGGCGCCACCGGCTTCGTCCCGAACCTGGTCGGCCTGTGGGCGCTCACCAAGACGGGCATGCACTACGTCCCGGCCGAGATCCTCGCCAACCAGCTCGGCGTGGCCTGGAACTTCTACCTCATCGAACATCTCCTGTTCCGCGACCGGCGCCGGCACCGCAACTGGTGGGACCGGGCAAGCCGGTTCGCGCTGCTCGCCAACGCCGACCTGGTGCTGCGGATCCCGCTGATCGCCCTGTTCATCCACAAGTTCGGCATGGGCGCCGTACCGGCGACCGCGCTCGCGCTGGTCATGACGTTCGTCCTGCGCTTCGTGGGCACAGAGGCGTTGGTCTATCTCCCGCGCCGCAAAGGGAGTCGTAAGGAAGCTGGGAGAGCCGTGTGA
- a CDS encoding ArnT family glycosyltransferase produces MTSTLPAVTTTVPAQRQPAPETGSASRTAPPSRLRSSRPDLLLCGLLLTAILVVQGWNIADYPTLSDDEGTYLAQAWAVQQGTGLAHYTYWYDHPPLGWIQIALLTWIPAHFSPDSMTVGTMRLAMLVISAISAVLVYVLARRLSLPRWAAGLAMLLFGLSPLSVILQREIFLDNIAVMWMLLAFCLAASPSRHLWHHFGAGLAGAASVLTKETMLVILPALLLTMWRHGHRDTRKFALTGAITACALIGLAYPLFALLKGELLPGSGHVSLWDGLKYQMTRPGSGFILDQGTGSYGVLHSWLYYDRVLPLGGLAGALLLLLTWRWSVTARSLAGPAMTVAILALVSLRPNGYLPAMYIIGALPFLALVLAGGTASVAHAVLRRWRGEGEKRYVTGGRYTLAVVLAIAAGAYVVPKWYDGDRTAMTTDANAPYRAASKWLSTEVADPKDTRVLVDDALWLDLVHAGYRPGLGVIWFYKADLDPAVTKTLPDGWKDIDYVVASPTVRRDAVDLANVKAAIEHSTPVATFGTGDDRIEIRQIQSSTVGAQR; encoded by the coding sequence GTGACCTCCACACTTCCCGCGGTGACCACCACGGTCCCCGCGCAGCGGCAGCCTGCGCCTGAAACCGGTTCGGCCAGTCGAACGGCGCCACCTTCCCGGCTCCGTTCCTCCCGCCCCGACCTCCTCCTCTGCGGCCTGCTCCTCACGGCGATCCTCGTCGTGCAGGGCTGGAACATCGCCGACTACCCGACGCTCAGCGACGACGAGGGCACCTATCTCGCCCAGGCCTGGGCCGTCCAACAGGGCACCGGCCTGGCCCACTACACCTACTGGTACGACCATCCGCCCCTCGGCTGGATCCAGATCGCCCTGCTCACCTGGATCCCCGCGCACTTCAGCCCCGACTCGATGACCGTCGGCACCATGCGCCTCGCGATGCTGGTCATCAGCGCGATCAGCGCGGTCCTCGTCTACGTCCTCGCCCGCCGGCTCTCGCTCCCGCGCTGGGCGGCCGGCCTGGCCATGCTGCTCTTCGGGCTGTCCCCGCTGTCCGTGATCCTCCAGCGGGAGATCTTCCTCGACAACATCGCCGTGATGTGGATGCTGCTCGCGTTCTGCCTGGCCGCGTCCCCAAGTCGCCATCTCTGGCACCACTTCGGAGCGGGACTGGCCGGCGCGGCCTCGGTCCTCACCAAGGAGACGATGCTCGTCATCCTCCCGGCGCTGCTGCTCACCATGTGGCGCCACGGACACCGCGACACGAGGAAGTTCGCCCTCACCGGCGCCATCACCGCCTGCGCCCTCATCGGCCTCGCGTACCCCCTCTTCGCCCTGCTCAAGGGCGAGTTGCTGCCGGGCAGCGGCCACGTCTCGCTCTGGGACGGCCTCAAGTACCAGATGACGAGACCCGGTTCGGGCTTCATCCTCGACCAGGGCACGGGCTCCTACGGCGTCCTCCACTCCTGGCTGTACTACGACCGCGTCCTGCCGCTGGGCGGGCTCGCCGGGGCGCTGCTCCTGCTGCTGACCTGGCGCTGGTCGGTCACCGCCCGCTCCCTCGCCGGACCCGCCATGACCGTGGCGATCCTCGCCCTGGTCTCCCTGCGCCCCAACGGCTACCTGCCCGCGATGTACATCATCGGCGCGCTGCCCTTCCTCGCCCTCGTGCTGGCCGGGGGCACCGCCTCCGTCGCCCACGCGGTGCTGCGCAGATGGCGTGGGGAAGGGGAGAAACGTTACGTCACGGGGGGCAGGTACACCCTCGCCGTGGTCCTCGCGATCGCGGCCGGTGCCTATGTCGTACCGAAGTGGTACGACGGCGACCGCACCGCCATGACCACCGACGCCAACGCCCCCTACCGCGCCGCCTCGAAGTGGCTGTCCACCGAGGTCGCCGACCCGAAGGACACCCGCGTCCTCGTCGACGACGCGCTCTGGCTCGACCTGGTGCACGCCGGGTACCGGCCCGGGCTCGGGGTCATCTGGTTCTACAAGGCCGACCTCGACCCGGCCGTCACCAAGACCCTGCCCGACGGCTGGAAGGACATCGACTACGTCGTGGCCTCCCCGACGGTACGGCGCGACGCGGTCGACCTGGCCAACGTCAAGGCGGCGATCGAGCACTCCACCCCGGTCGCCACCTTCGGCACCGGCGACGACCGCATCGAGATCCGGCAGATCCAGTCCTCGACCGTGGGAGCCCAGCGATGA
- a CDS encoding TetR/AcrR family transcriptional regulator, protein MNTMTATPSPFSPAERPQLGLRERKKIKTREAIRTATYALVKEQGYDATTIEQIAERAEVSPSTVFRYFPTKEDIVITDEFDPIIMEELRARPADEPWMVTLRYVMQRAIKYGLKEDEETSRLRTHLMVQVPAVRSRMMESMSVTGTMLCEAIATRTGRDPESLEVRVYAMSLVGGLMETSLYWAENGHREDFAELVDRTMDVLEHGLTD, encoded by the coding sequence ATGAACACCATGACGGCGACACCCTCCCCCTTCAGCCCCGCCGAACGCCCTCAACTGGGCCTCCGCGAGCGCAAGAAGATCAAGACCCGCGAGGCGATCCGCACCGCGACGTACGCACTGGTGAAGGAGCAGGGCTACGACGCAACCACGATCGAGCAGATCGCCGAGCGCGCCGAGGTGTCGCCGTCGACGGTCTTCCGCTACTTCCCCACCAAGGAAGACATCGTCATCACGGACGAGTTCGACCCGATCATCATGGAGGAACTGCGGGCCCGCCCAGCCGACGAACCATGGATGGTCACGCTGCGGTACGTGATGCAGCGGGCCATCAAGTACGGCTTGAAGGAGGACGAGGAGACCTCCCGCCTCCGCACCCACCTCATGGTCCAGGTCCCGGCGGTGCGCTCCCGCATGATGGAGAGCATGTCGGTCACCGGCACCATGCTCTGCGAGGCCATCGCCACCCGCACCGGCCGCGACCCGGAGAGCCTGGAGGTCCGCGTCTACGCCATGTCCCTCGTCGGCGGCCTCATGGAGACGTCCCTGTACTGGGCGGAGAACGGCCACCGGGAGGACTTCGCGGAGCTGGTGGACCGCACGATGGATGTACTGGAGCACGGGCTCACCGACTGA